GGATTGACTGGCCATGAACTCGCACCCTGGAAAATACGAGAACCTGTCAGACCCAGTGCCCGCCTCATCCTGATCATCCTGACAGAAAAGTGCCGCAGGTTGCGTGAACAAGGCGTCTCACCTCTTCCAAGCTACTGCTGGATATTGGGCAATGCATCTTCCGTGCAAAGCTTGAACAGGTGAGGAGGTAAAGATAGaggttgtgtgtgagtgagtgtgtgtgtgtgtgtgtgtgtgtgtgtgtgtgtgtgtgtgtgtgtgcggggtcggggggtggggtggatgtgtgtgtgtatgtttgtgtgtgtatgtgtgtgtgtgtatgtgtgtgtgtgtgtgtgtgtgtatgtgtgtgtgtgtgtgtgtgtgtgcgcgcgcgcgcgcatgtgtgtgtgtgtgtgtgtgtttgagagagagagagacagacagacagacagacaaacagacaaagagacagacagacagatagacaaacaaacagacagacagacagacatacatgcaaGGCTTGAACAATGTTAGTAATATGGACTGGGGTGGGGTCAGTGTTGCGGGGCGAGGTACGCACATTCTGCATTCCCAACTTCAATATTTGATCCTGTGCTAAAAACAATCCACGTTTCCTATTGCAGGGGGTACGACCACTACGAGGAATCTGTCCCAAACACCGAGAGGCTGCACGATCTTCAGACAGTACAGATAGACAACAACCAGCACAGTGACAATCGTGTTTCAATCGGTGGTCCCAACGATGTGCATCGGGCTGTCTGAGGAAATGTGTGGAAGTTTTGTAGTCAAAAGAGACTTTACTCGAAACCCGGCCGTGTTCATTGACTTTTGAcgcgagtaaaaaaaaaagggtacgCTTTCTGAAATTCCGATTGTGATCAAAGACACTGTAAAAGAGAGATATATACGCCACTGAGGCTGTGGTCCGTGAAGCAAGAAATGGTAGTGTTGGTCCACCCGGATAGATCCTTAGTATGTGACGCAGGGAACTGTTACACAATGCGGTTTCGACCAGCTTTTAGCCTGCTATCGCATACTTCTAGCATGTTcgcatatttttgtttgtaccTGCTCTGTGTAACCGAGATGGTATAGGGCTTATGATATTGAATATCATATACGTACCTGGAAGGGCGAACTacgggtttgtattggttgtgaaagtGTGAATACTCCTACTTTTCCTTGTCCCCGTGTTGCAGACACACCTCTCGCTATAGTGgctgggaaagtttgcctcactaaaagcaagagtattcactct
Above is a genomic segment from Littorina saxatilis isolate snail1 unplaced genomic scaffold, US_GU_Lsax_2.0 scaffold_2969, whole genome shotgun sequence containing:
- the LOC138956974 gene encoding uncharacterized protein, which gives rise to MDCRMGVVMVSSWMLLMTSAVTSVGAGPVLGAELDGLESQVRQVRQVRRPGLTGHELAPWKIREPVRPSARLILIILTEKCRRLREQGVSPLPSYCWILGNASSVQSLNRGYDHYEESVPNTERLHDLQTVQIDNNQHSDNRVSIGGPNDVHRAV